One Haloferax sp. Atlit-12N DNA window includes the following coding sequences:
- a CDS encoding ABC transporter ATP-binding protein — KLRAQMRTELQELQQQLDVTTIYVTHDQTEAMAMGDRIAVLDGGELQQAGEPETVYLKPANEFVAKFIGSPSINLFTASVDGTTLSAMDASIKYELTDGSMLDDRDRVRVGIRPEDLRVVSDGVFTATVSVAEHMGNENFLYLDADGTEVTARIESSVRPEAGSAVDLTFDEESLYLFDEKTGNAIKTKEAVLEDNSLPFA, encoded by the coding sequence CGAAGCTTCGCGCGCAGATGCGCACCGAACTCCAAGAACTCCAACAGCAACTCGACGTCACGACTATCTACGTGACGCACGATCAGACCGAGGCAATGGCGATGGGCGACCGGATTGCGGTGCTCGACGGCGGGGAACTGCAACAGGCTGGGGAACCGGAGACCGTGTACCTAAAGCCCGCAAACGAGTTCGTAGCGAAGTTCATCGGCTCGCCGAGCATCAATCTCTTTACCGCGTCTGTTGACGGGACGACACTGTCGGCGATGGACGCGTCGATCAAGTACGAGCTGACCGATGGCTCAATGCTCGACGATCGGGACCGGGTGCGCGTGGGAATCCGACCAGAGGATCTGCGGGTTGTCTCGGACGGTGTGTTTACCGCGACGGTCAGCGTCGCAGAACACATGGGCAACGAGAACTTCCTCTATTTAGATGCTGACGGAACCGAGGTAACAGCTCGAATCGAGAGTTCGGTCCGACCTGAAGCCGGATCGGCGGTTGACCTCACGTTCGACGAGGAGTCGCTGTATCTGTTCGACGAAAAGACAGGGAACGCGATCAAAACAAAGGAGGCGGTATTGGAGGACAATTCGCTGCCGTTCGCGTAA
- a CDS encoding Glu/Leu/Phe/Val dehydrogenase dimerization domain-containing protein — protein MASTTDLLSEYNASEVRFFRDEEVGLNGIIALHDTRLGPAGGGTRRYAYASEEDALEDVLRLAEAMTYKYALAGIDMGGAKGVIWVDNEKQRSEALYRSYARVVDSFDGRFITGSDVGTDKECLRWMSRETEYVTGLPEQFPRPTDDFFHAGGLGVINAMAGCCELVFGSDDLGDRHVAVQGVGEMGEHVVRYLSRRGAQVTVADINRERVDQLADELHVGTADPESIHAVDCDVFVPAALGGVLNAETIPQLECEIVCGPANNQFDSSQDAVRLADAGVLHAPDFLASSGTIIEHTDLLRQGGYSHQRVLEYLRRIKDQMREVGKRAERQERPPQHVATELARERIESIRSIRPSMRSAPSPEW, from the coding sequence ATGGCTTCGACGACAGATCTACTCTCGGAGTACAATGCGAGCGAAGTCCGGTTCTTCCGCGATGAGGAGGTCGGGCTGAACGGAATAATCGCACTACACGACACCCGGCTCGGTCCCGCTGGCGGCGGTACGAGGCGGTACGCGTACGCGTCCGAAGAGGACGCACTAGAGGACGTACTTCGTCTCGCTGAGGCGATGACGTACAAGTACGCTCTTGCCGGAATCGACATGGGTGGAGCCAAGGGCGTCATCTGGGTTGATAACGAAAAACAGCGTAGTGAAGCGTTATATCGATCGTACGCGCGCGTTGTCGATAGTTTCGACGGACGGTTCATCACCGGTAGCGATGTCGGAACCGACAAAGAGTGTCTTCGGTGGATGAGTCGGGAGACGGAGTACGTGACCGGATTACCGGAACAGTTCCCCCGACCGACCGACGACTTCTTTCACGCAGGAGGACTCGGCGTAATAAACGCGATGGCTGGCTGTTGTGAGTTGGTCTTTGGCTCTGATGACCTCGGCGACCGCCATGTCGCAGTTCAGGGTGTCGGCGAGATGGGCGAACACGTCGTTCGGTATCTCTCTCGGCGGGGCGCTCAAGTGACGGTCGCCGATATCAACCGAGAGCGGGTCGATCAGCTCGCTGATGAACTGCACGTCGGCACGGCGGATCCAGAGTCTATTCACGCCGTTGACTGCGACGTGTTCGTTCCTGCGGCTCTCGGTGGCGTCTTGAACGCCGAAACCATCCCGCAACTGGAGTGTGAGATCGTCTGCGGCCCGGCAAACAATCAGTTCGACTCCTCTCAAGACGCCGTTCGGCTTGCCGACGCTGGCGTCCTCCACGCTCCCGACTTCCTTGCGAGTTCGGGGACTATTATTGAGCATACCGACCTCCTCCGACAGGGTGGGTACAGCCATCAGCGCGTGCTCGAGTATCTGCGGCGGATCAAAGACCAGATGCGCGAAGTCGGTAAGCGTGCGGAGCGTCAGGAGCGTCCGCCACAACACGTCGCCACGGAACTCGCAAGAGAACGGATCGAATCAATCCGAAGTATTCGTCCCTCGATGCGGTCTGCACCGTCGCCCGAGTGGTGA